The following are from one region of the Salvelinus fontinalis isolate EN_2023a chromosome 5, ASM2944872v1, whole genome shotgun sequence genome:
- the LOC129855110 gene encoding ral guanine nucleotide dissociation stimulator-like 1 isoform X2, whose product MREALTMRFAWKDKMLIMALPQSSVQDRGEEVEEGAIYNVTLKRCQIQQAANKGARWLGVEVDRLPPGHTVSQLETYKIRSIRAGTLERLVETLLTAFGDNDLTYTNIFLSTYRTFASTHTVLQLLLDKYGIPEDREGKIERCRPFETKGAIRTALASILRVWLDQCPEDFQEPPSYPCLHKVMAYLQRAMPGSEPMHKAQSLLEQLKAEASLDVDSEGFSGGFHGNSSFCLAEDEGVEIEVQEGFLSFDADLVADQLTYMDALLFKKVIPHHCLGSIWSQRDKKQNKHSAPTIRATITQFNAVAACVVRTILHRQQIRPHLRARVIKRWIDIAEECRMLKNFSSLRAIVSALQSNPLYRLKRAWSWVPKDSMSTFEELSDIFSDHNYLTSRELLMREGTSKFANLEGCAKEHQKRTHKRLQLQKEMGAMQGTIPYLGTFLTDLTMLDTARSDLVEGGLINFEKRRREFEVIAQIKLLQSACNSYCLSADDAFLRWFKNQPQHSEVESHAMSCDIEGVGDSSPTLPKLRKSMVKRLSLLFQGADSAGCSPVRETPRSPPTGSSGESMDSASVSSSDSSPSDSEGLGMTPKHTSDAQQNKVSESCYCISLHSMDTTLSLASVPVTPASPFLPGPLCIHHRLDSLTPMSPSSPLPPAYNTQAQDACIIRVSLEQGNGNLYKSIMLTSQDKTPAVISRAVAKHNLESEPGEGYELVQVISDERELVIPDTANVFYAMNTSANFDFLLRVRGTAGRSVQLRSRYASTFPRAQQRSSLSLRLCKVTL is encoded by the exons ATGAGAGAAGCGCTGACAATGAGATTCGCCTGGAAAGATAAAATG CTCATTATGGCTCTCCCACAGAGCTCGGTGCAGGACcggggggaggaggtggaggagggggccATATACAATGTGACACTGAAGAGGTGCCAGATCCAGCAGGCTGCCAACAAGGGAGCAAGATGGCTGGGG GTGGAGGTGGACCGGCTGCCTCCCGGCCACACTGTGAGCCAGTTGGAAACCTATAAGATCCGGAGTATCCGGGCGGGAACGCTGGAACGTCTGGTGGAGACCCTGCTGACTGCGTTTGGGGACAATGACCTCACCTACACCAACATCTTCCTGTCCACATACCGCACCTTCGCCAGCACGCACACTGTGCTGCAGTTGCTGCTAGACAA GTATGGAATTCCAGAGGATAGAGAAGGAAAGATTGAGCGATGTAGACCCTTTGAAACCAAAGGAGCCATTCGAAC TGCCCTGGCCTCCATCCTGCGAGTCTGGCTGGACCAGTGTCCAGAGGACTTCCAGGAGCCTCCATCCTACCCCTGCCTCCACAAAGTGATGGCCTACCTACAGAGGGCCATGCCTGGATCGGAGCCCATGCATAAAGCCCAGAGTCTACTGGAGCAGCTGAAGGCTGAGGCCAGTCTGGATGTAGACTCAGAGG GGTTTTCTGGTGGTTTCCACGGCAACAGCTCCTTCTGCTTGGCTGAGGATGAGGGAGTAGAGATTGAGGTCCAGGAAGGCTTCCTGTCATTTGATGCAGACTTGGTGGCCGACCAGCTGACCTATATGGATGCG TTGTTGTTCAAGAAGGTGATTCCTCACCACTGCCTGGGCTCCATCTGGTCCCAGAGGGATAAGAAACAGAACAAGCACAGTGCTCCCACCATCCGTGCCACCATCACCCAGTTCAACGCTGTGGCAGCATGTGTGGTCAGAACCATACTGCACCGACAACAGATCCGCCCACACCTCAGGGCACGGGTCATCAAGCGCTGGATAGACATCGCTGAGGAGTGCCGCATGCTTAAGAACTTCTCGTCGCTGCGTGCCATTGTGTCTGCTCTACAGTCCAACCCACTCTACAGACTGAAGAGGGCCTGGTCCTGGGTGCCCAA AGACAGCATGTCTACGTTTGAAGAGCTATCAGACATCTTCTCAGATCACAACTACCTGACCAGTAGAGAGCTGCTGATGAGG GAGGGCACCTCTAAGTTTGCCAATCTGGAAGGCTGTGCTAAGGAGCACCAGAAACGCACTCACAAACGACTCCAGCTGCAGAAGGAAATG ggtgcCATGCAGGGGACGATACCTTACCTGGGCACCTTCCTGACAGACCTGACCATGTTAGATACTGCCCGGTCAGACCTAGTAGAG GGGGGGCTAATCAACTTTGAGAAGAGGCGAAGG GAGTTTGAGGTGATAGCTCAGATCAAGCTGCTGCAGTCTGCGTGTAACAGCTACTGTCTTAGTGCTGATGATGCCTTCCTGCGCTGGTTCAAGAACCAGCCTCAACACAGCGAGGTGGAGAG CCATGCTATGTCTTGTGACATTGAAGGAGTGGGAGACAGCAGTCCAACCTTACCCAAACTTCGCAAGAGCATGGTTAAGAGACTCAGTCT ACTGTTCCAAGGAGCAGACTCAGCAGGCTGTTCCCCAGTGAGGGAAACACCTCGGTCGCCCCCTACTGGCAGCTCAGGGGAGAGCATGGACTCAGCCAGTGTGTCGTCCAGTGACTCCAGCCCTTCAGACAGCGAGGGCCTAGGCATGACACCTAAACACACTTCAGATGCACAGCAGAACAAG GTGTCCGAGTCTTGCTATTGCATTTCTCTCCACTCCATGGACACTACCTTGTCCTTAGCCAGTGTTCCTGTGACCCCGGCCTCACCCTTCCTCCCTGGCCCACTCTGCATACACCATCGCTTGGACTCCCTGACACCCatgtccccctcctctcccctgccccCTGCCTACAACACCCAGGCTCAGGACGCCTGCATCATCAGAGTCAGCCTGGAACAGGGCAATGGCAACCTCTACAAGAGCATCATG TTGACGAGTCAGGATAAGACTCCAGCAGTGATCTCTAGAGCCGTGGCCAAACACAACCTGGAGAGTGAGCCTGGGGAGGGATACGAGCTGGTGCAGGTCATCTCTGACGAAAGAG AGCTGGTGATTCCAGACACCGCCAATGTGTTTTACGCCATGAACACCTCAGCCAACTTTGACTTCCTGCTGCGTGTGCGAGGCACTGCTGGGCGGTCGGTCCAACTGAGAAGTCGCTACGCCTCCACATTCCCCCGCGCCCAGCAGCGCTCTAGCCTGTCGCTGCGCCTCTGCAAGGTCACCCTGTGA
- the LOC129855110 gene encoding ral guanine nucleotide dissociation stimulator-like 1 isoform X3 — MREALTMRFAWKDKMSSVQDRGEEVEEGAIYNVTLKRCQIQQAANKGARWLGVEVDRLPPGHTVSQLETYKIRSIRAGTLERLVETLLTAFGDNDLTYTNIFLSTYRTFASTHTVLQLLLDKYGIPEDREGKIERCRPFETKGAIRTALASILRVWLDQCPEDFQEPPSYPCLHKVMAYLQRAMPGSEPMHKAQSLLEQLKAEASLDVDSEGFSGGFHGNSSFCLAEDEGVEIEVQEGFLSFDADLVADQLTYMDALLFKKVIPHHCLGSIWSQRDKKQNKHSAPTIRATITQFNAVAACVVRTILHRQQIRPHLRARVIKRWIDIAEECRMLKNFSSLRAIVSALQSNPLYRLKRAWSWVPKDSMSTFEELSDIFSDHNYLTSRELLMREGTSKFANLEGCAKEHQKRTHKRLQLQKEMGAMQGTIPYLGTFLTDLTMLDTARSDLVEGGLINFEKRRREFEVIAQIKLLQSACNSYCLSADDAFLRWFKNQPQHSEVESHAMSCDIEGVGDSSPTLPKLRKSMVKRLSLLFQGADSAGCSPVRETPRSPPTGSSGESMDSASVSSSDSSPSDSEGLGMTPKHTSDAQQNKVSESCYCISLHSMDTTLSLASVPVTPASPFLPGPLCIHHRLDSLTPMSPSSPLPPAYNTQAQDACIIRVSLEQGNGNLYKSIMLTSQDKTPAVISRAVAKHNLESEPGEGYELVQVISDERELVIPDTANVFYAMNTSANFDFLLRVRGTAGRSVQLRSRYASTFPRAQQRSSLSLRLCKVTL, encoded by the exons ATGAGAGAAGCGCTGACAATGAGATTCGCCTGGAAAGATAAAATG AGCTCGGTGCAGGACcggggggaggaggtggaggagggggccATATACAATGTGACACTGAAGAGGTGCCAGATCCAGCAGGCTGCCAACAAGGGAGCAAGATGGCTGGGG GTGGAGGTGGACCGGCTGCCTCCCGGCCACACTGTGAGCCAGTTGGAAACCTATAAGATCCGGAGTATCCGGGCGGGAACGCTGGAACGTCTGGTGGAGACCCTGCTGACTGCGTTTGGGGACAATGACCTCACCTACACCAACATCTTCCTGTCCACATACCGCACCTTCGCCAGCACGCACACTGTGCTGCAGTTGCTGCTAGACAA GTATGGAATTCCAGAGGATAGAGAAGGAAAGATTGAGCGATGTAGACCCTTTGAAACCAAAGGAGCCATTCGAAC TGCCCTGGCCTCCATCCTGCGAGTCTGGCTGGACCAGTGTCCAGAGGACTTCCAGGAGCCTCCATCCTACCCCTGCCTCCACAAAGTGATGGCCTACCTACAGAGGGCCATGCCTGGATCGGAGCCCATGCATAAAGCCCAGAGTCTACTGGAGCAGCTGAAGGCTGAGGCCAGTCTGGATGTAGACTCAGAGG GGTTTTCTGGTGGTTTCCACGGCAACAGCTCCTTCTGCTTGGCTGAGGATGAGGGAGTAGAGATTGAGGTCCAGGAAGGCTTCCTGTCATTTGATGCAGACTTGGTGGCCGACCAGCTGACCTATATGGATGCG TTGTTGTTCAAGAAGGTGATTCCTCACCACTGCCTGGGCTCCATCTGGTCCCAGAGGGATAAGAAACAGAACAAGCACAGTGCTCCCACCATCCGTGCCACCATCACCCAGTTCAACGCTGTGGCAGCATGTGTGGTCAGAACCATACTGCACCGACAACAGATCCGCCCACACCTCAGGGCACGGGTCATCAAGCGCTGGATAGACATCGCTGAGGAGTGCCGCATGCTTAAGAACTTCTCGTCGCTGCGTGCCATTGTGTCTGCTCTACAGTCCAACCCACTCTACAGACTGAAGAGGGCCTGGTCCTGGGTGCCCAA AGACAGCATGTCTACGTTTGAAGAGCTATCAGACATCTTCTCAGATCACAACTACCTGACCAGTAGAGAGCTGCTGATGAGG GAGGGCACCTCTAAGTTTGCCAATCTGGAAGGCTGTGCTAAGGAGCACCAGAAACGCACTCACAAACGACTCCAGCTGCAGAAGGAAATG ggtgcCATGCAGGGGACGATACCTTACCTGGGCACCTTCCTGACAGACCTGACCATGTTAGATACTGCCCGGTCAGACCTAGTAGAG GGGGGGCTAATCAACTTTGAGAAGAGGCGAAGG GAGTTTGAGGTGATAGCTCAGATCAAGCTGCTGCAGTCTGCGTGTAACAGCTACTGTCTTAGTGCTGATGATGCCTTCCTGCGCTGGTTCAAGAACCAGCCTCAACACAGCGAGGTGGAGAG CCATGCTATGTCTTGTGACATTGAAGGAGTGGGAGACAGCAGTCCAACCTTACCCAAACTTCGCAAGAGCATGGTTAAGAGACTCAGTCT ACTGTTCCAAGGAGCAGACTCAGCAGGCTGTTCCCCAGTGAGGGAAACACCTCGGTCGCCCCCTACTGGCAGCTCAGGGGAGAGCATGGACTCAGCCAGTGTGTCGTCCAGTGACTCCAGCCCTTCAGACAGCGAGGGCCTAGGCATGACACCTAAACACACTTCAGATGCACAGCAGAACAAG GTGTCCGAGTCTTGCTATTGCATTTCTCTCCACTCCATGGACACTACCTTGTCCTTAGCCAGTGTTCCTGTGACCCCGGCCTCACCCTTCCTCCCTGGCCCACTCTGCATACACCATCGCTTGGACTCCCTGACACCCatgtccccctcctctcccctgccccCTGCCTACAACACCCAGGCTCAGGACGCCTGCATCATCAGAGTCAGCCTGGAACAGGGCAATGGCAACCTCTACAAGAGCATCATG TTGACGAGTCAGGATAAGACTCCAGCAGTGATCTCTAGAGCCGTGGCCAAACACAACCTGGAGAGTGAGCCTGGGGAGGGATACGAGCTGGTGCAGGTCATCTCTGACGAAAGAG AGCTGGTGATTCCAGACACCGCCAATGTGTTTTACGCCATGAACACCTCAGCCAACTTTGACTTCCTGCTGCGTGTGCGAGGCACTGCTGGGCGGTCGGTCCAACTGAGAAGTCGCTACGCCTCCACATTCCCCCGCGCCCAGCAGCGCTCTAGCCTGTCGCTGCGCCTCTGCAAGGTCACCCTGTGA
- the LOC129855110 gene encoding ral guanine nucleotide dissociation stimulator-like 1 isoform X1 yields the protein MEASPCSNVPTSSGTPYQKSGGCCSSKGGTNSILMPMILERDVRLAGVHGTIHHHYELIMALPQSSVQDRGEEVEEGAIYNVTLKRCQIQQAANKGARWLGVEVDRLPPGHTVSQLETYKIRSIRAGTLERLVETLLTAFGDNDLTYTNIFLSTYRTFASTHTVLQLLLDKYGIPEDREGKIERCRPFETKGAIRTALASILRVWLDQCPEDFQEPPSYPCLHKVMAYLQRAMPGSEPMHKAQSLLEQLKAEASLDVDSEGFSGGFHGNSSFCLAEDEGVEIEVQEGFLSFDADLVADQLTYMDALLFKKVIPHHCLGSIWSQRDKKQNKHSAPTIRATITQFNAVAACVVRTILHRQQIRPHLRARVIKRWIDIAEECRMLKNFSSLRAIVSALQSNPLYRLKRAWSWVPKDSMSTFEELSDIFSDHNYLTSRELLMREGTSKFANLEGCAKEHQKRTHKRLQLQKEMGAMQGTIPYLGTFLTDLTMLDTARSDLVEGGLINFEKRRREFEVIAQIKLLQSACNSYCLSADDAFLRWFKNQPQHSEVESHAMSCDIEGVGDSSPTLPKLRKSMVKRLSLLFQGADSAGCSPVRETPRSPPTGSSGESMDSASVSSSDSSPSDSEGLGMTPKHTSDAQQNKVSESCYCISLHSMDTTLSLASVPVTPASPFLPGPLCIHHRLDSLTPMSPSSPLPPAYNTQAQDACIIRVSLEQGNGNLYKSIMLTSQDKTPAVISRAVAKHNLESEPGEGYELVQVISDERELVIPDTANVFYAMNTSANFDFLLRVRGTAGRSVQLRSRYASTFPRAQQRSSLSLRLCKVTL from the exons atggaagcaagtccctgcagcaatgttccaacatctagtggaacgccttaccagaagagtggaggctgttgtagcagcaaaggggggaccaactccatattaatgcccatgattttggaacgagATGTTCGACTGGCAGGTGTCCATGGCACAATCCATCACCACTATGAG CTCATTATGGCTCTCCCACAGAGCTCGGTGCAGGACcggggggaggaggtggaggagggggccATATACAATGTGACACTGAAGAGGTGCCAGATCCAGCAGGCTGCCAACAAGGGAGCAAGATGGCTGGGG GTGGAGGTGGACCGGCTGCCTCCCGGCCACACTGTGAGCCAGTTGGAAACCTATAAGATCCGGAGTATCCGGGCGGGAACGCTGGAACGTCTGGTGGAGACCCTGCTGACTGCGTTTGGGGACAATGACCTCACCTACACCAACATCTTCCTGTCCACATACCGCACCTTCGCCAGCACGCACACTGTGCTGCAGTTGCTGCTAGACAA GTATGGAATTCCAGAGGATAGAGAAGGAAAGATTGAGCGATGTAGACCCTTTGAAACCAAAGGAGCCATTCGAAC TGCCCTGGCCTCCATCCTGCGAGTCTGGCTGGACCAGTGTCCAGAGGACTTCCAGGAGCCTCCATCCTACCCCTGCCTCCACAAAGTGATGGCCTACCTACAGAGGGCCATGCCTGGATCGGAGCCCATGCATAAAGCCCAGAGTCTACTGGAGCAGCTGAAGGCTGAGGCCAGTCTGGATGTAGACTCAGAGG GGTTTTCTGGTGGTTTCCACGGCAACAGCTCCTTCTGCTTGGCTGAGGATGAGGGAGTAGAGATTGAGGTCCAGGAAGGCTTCCTGTCATTTGATGCAGACTTGGTGGCCGACCAGCTGACCTATATGGATGCG TTGTTGTTCAAGAAGGTGATTCCTCACCACTGCCTGGGCTCCATCTGGTCCCAGAGGGATAAGAAACAGAACAAGCACAGTGCTCCCACCATCCGTGCCACCATCACCCAGTTCAACGCTGTGGCAGCATGTGTGGTCAGAACCATACTGCACCGACAACAGATCCGCCCACACCTCAGGGCACGGGTCATCAAGCGCTGGATAGACATCGCTGAGGAGTGCCGCATGCTTAAGAACTTCTCGTCGCTGCGTGCCATTGTGTCTGCTCTACAGTCCAACCCACTCTACAGACTGAAGAGGGCCTGGTCCTGGGTGCCCAA AGACAGCATGTCTACGTTTGAAGAGCTATCAGACATCTTCTCAGATCACAACTACCTGACCAGTAGAGAGCTGCTGATGAGG GAGGGCACCTCTAAGTTTGCCAATCTGGAAGGCTGTGCTAAGGAGCACCAGAAACGCACTCACAAACGACTCCAGCTGCAGAAGGAAATG ggtgcCATGCAGGGGACGATACCTTACCTGGGCACCTTCCTGACAGACCTGACCATGTTAGATACTGCCCGGTCAGACCTAGTAGAG GGGGGGCTAATCAACTTTGAGAAGAGGCGAAGG GAGTTTGAGGTGATAGCTCAGATCAAGCTGCTGCAGTCTGCGTGTAACAGCTACTGTCTTAGTGCTGATGATGCCTTCCTGCGCTGGTTCAAGAACCAGCCTCAACACAGCGAGGTGGAGAG CCATGCTATGTCTTGTGACATTGAAGGAGTGGGAGACAGCAGTCCAACCTTACCCAAACTTCGCAAGAGCATGGTTAAGAGACTCAGTCT ACTGTTCCAAGGAGCAGACTCAGCAGGCTGTTCCCCAGTGAGGGAAACACCTCGGTCGCCCCCTACTGGCAGCTCAGGGGAGAGCATGGACTCAGCCAGTGTGTCGTCCAGTGACTCCAGCCCTTCAGACAGCGAGGGCCTAGGCATGACACCTAAACACACTTCAGATGCACAGCAGAACAAG GTGTCCGAGTCTTGCTATTGCATTTCTCTCCACTCCATGGACACTACCTTGTCCTTAGCCAGTGTTCCTGTGACCCCGGCCTCACCCTTCCTCCCTGGCCCACTCTGCATACACCATCGCTTGGACTCCCTGACACCCatgtccccctcctctcccctgccccCTGCCTACAACACCCAGGCTCAGGACGCCTGCATCATCAGAGTCAGCCTGGAACAGGGCAATGGCAACCTCTACAAGAGCATCATG TTGACGAGTCAGGATAAGACTCCAGCAGTGATCTCTAGAGCCGTGGCCAAACACAACCTGGAGAGTGAGCCTGGGGAGGGATACGAGCTGGTGCAGGTCATCTCTGACGAAAGAG AGCTGGTGATTCCAGACACCGCCAATGTGTTTTACGCCATGAACACCTCAGCCAACTTTGACTTCCTGCTGCGTGTGCGAGGCACTGCTGGGCGGTCGGTCCAACTGAGAAGTCGCTACGCCTCCACATTCCCCCGCGCCCAGCAGCGCTCTAGCCTGTCGCTGCGCCTCTGCAAGGTCACCCTGTGA